One window of Phoenix dactylifera cultivar Barhee BC4 chromosome 5, palm_55x_up_171113_PBpolish2nd_filt_p, whole genome shotgun sequence genomic DNA carries:
- the LOC103721617 gene encoding uncharacterized protein LOC103721617 isoform X1, producing MAAGSSSPQPVIARPPALGPVYFVLSLLFLSLYGVSVYLSPVWARGKEENEGEGEGEHLVSLLIAIHIYKYPTSLGSSERSERVRPEKPVNGVFARGLALLRSSQLQPTPTRRSFRPAFLISTEARNILLRQLYQKSEEKLRPKRAASDLLTPDHGYKQPRGAFADCSY from the exons ATGGCCGCGGGGTCATCTAGTCCACAGCCCGTCATCGCCCGCCCTCCCGCCCTTGGTCCCGTATACTTCGTTCTCTCACTGCTCTTCCTCTCCCTTTACGGAGTT AGTGTGTACCTTTCTCCCGTGTGGGCAAGAGGCAAGGAGGAaaacgagggagagggagagggagagcacCTTGTTTCTCTTCTTATAGCCATCCACATCTATAAATACCCAACAAGCCTTGGATCGTCGGAGCGAAGTGAAAGGGTGCGGCCGGAAAAACCAGTAAATGGGGTCTTTGCTCGGGGACTGGCCCTCCTACGATCCTCACAACTTCAGCCAACTCCGACCCGCCGATCCTTCCGCCCAGCCTTCC TAATATCAACTGAAGCCAGAAATATCCTTTTGAGACAATTGTATCAGAAGTCTGAAGAGAAG TTGAGACCAAAAAGAGCTGCATCAGATCTTCTGACTCCTGATCATGGCTACAAGCAGCCTAGAGGCGCCTTTGCAGATTGTTCCTACTAA
- the LOC103721617 gene encoding DET1- and DDB1-associated protein 1-like isoform X2, translated as MGSLLGDWPSYDPHNFSQLRPADPSAQPSKLTPVTYHPTHNRTLPPPDQVISTEARNILLRQLYQKSEEKLRPKRAASDLLTPDHGYKQPRGAFADCSY; from the exons ATGGGGTCTTTGCTCGGGGACTGGCCCTCCTACGATCCTCACAACTTCAGCCAACTCCGACCCGCCGATCCTTCCGCCCAGCCTTCC AAACTCACTCCTGTCACATATCATCCTACTCATAACAGGACTCTTCCACCACCCGATCAAG TAATATCAACTGAAGCCAGAAATATCCTTTTGAGACAATTGTATCAGAAGTCTGAAGAGAAG TTGAGACCAAAAAGAGCTGCATCAGATCTTCTGACTCCTGATCATGGCTACAAGCAGCCTAGAGGCGCCTTTGCAGATTGTTCCTACTAA
- the LOC103721619 gene encoding 60S ribosomal protein L15-like: protein MGAYKYVSELWRKKQSDVMRFLQRVRCWEYRQLPSIVRVTRPTRPDKARRLGYKAKQGYVIYRVRVRRGGRKRPVPKGIVYGKPKNQGITQLKFQRNKRSVAEERAGRKLGGLRVLNSYWINEDSTYKYFEVILVDAAHNAVRNDPRINWICKGVHKHRELRGLTSAGKKYRGLRGKGHLHHKARPSRRATWKRNQTLSLRRYR from the exons ATGG GAGCGTACAAGTACGTGTCGGAGCTATGGAGAAAGAAGCAGTCGGACGTGATGCGGTTCCTGCAGCGGGTTCGCTGCTGGGAGTACCGCCAGCTCCCCTCCATCGTCCGCGTCACCCGCCCCACCCGCCCCGACAAGGCTCGCCGCCTCGGTTACAAGGCCAAGCAG GGATATGTGATTTATCGCGTTCGTGTCAGACGTGGAGGCAGAAAGAGACCAGTCCCAAAGGGTATTGTTTATGGGAAGCCTAAGAACCAAGGTATTACACAACTGAAGTTCCAAAGAAACAAGAGGTCGGTAGCTGAGGAGAGAGCTGGTCGTAAGTTGGGAGGTCTGAGGGTTCTTAACTCTTACTGGATTAATGAG GATTCAACTTATAAATATTTTGAGGTTATCCTTGTTGATGCGGCTCACAATGCAGTTCGCAATGACCCCAGGATCAACTGGATCTGCAAGGGCGTTCACAAGCATCGTGAACTTCGTGGACTCACTTCTGCTGGCAAGAAATACCGTGGCCTCCGCGGCAAAGGCCACCTGCATCACAAGGCCAGGCCATCACGTAGGGCAACCTGGAAGAGGAACCAGACATTGTCCCTCCGTCGATATCGTTAA